The following are encoded in a window of Bos javanicus breed banteng chromosome 12, ARS-OSU_banteng_1.0, whole genome shotgun sequence genomic DNA:
- the LOC133258535 gene encoding uncharacterized protein LOC133258535, with protein sequence MTDSRLLKYQSLLLEGPVTKLKVCGNLNPATFLPEKENETPDHDCSQFLTLNYAAQEDLTDTPLDNPDMEIFTDGSSFVQDGKRKAGYAMVTAEQVLEAKSLPQGTSAQLAELVALTRALELSKGQRMGLITYVSLLLLTPNILSLPLDPQDNVFLSWAHSYAAFHNRSNCWVCGALPSSSVEGFPWWTSPLQGKDFLQVCEYL encoded by the exons atgacagacagtaggcttcttaagtatcagtcattgttgttagaaggaccagtaactaagcttaaagtttgtggaaatttaaatcctgccactttccttcctgagaaggaaaatgaaacacctgatcacgattgttctcaattcctaactttgaactatgcagctcaggaggatctaacggataccccattagacaatcctgacatggaaatatttacagatggcagttcttttgttcaggatggaaagcgtaaagcaggttacgccatggtgactgctgaacaggttttggaagcaaaatctctcccccagggaaccagtgctcagttagcggagcttgtggccctgacccgagctctagagttaagcaaagggcagcgg atgggcctgataacttatgtgagcttacttctgctgactccaaatatcctgagtctgccgttggatcctcaagacaatgtcttcctgtcctgggctcactcttatgctgcattccacaatcggtctaactgctgggtctgcggagcgctcccctcttcgtcagtggaaggcttcccgtggtggacatccccacttcaaggaaaagactttctccaagtctgcgaATACCTTTGA